A stretch of the Plasmodium berghei ANKA genome assembly, chromosome: 10 genome encodes the following:
- a CDS encoding glutathione S-transferase, putative, which yields MMDNIVLYYFDARGKAELIRLIFAYLQVKYTDIRFGVNGDAFAEFNNFKKEKEIPFNQVPILEIGGLILAQSQSIVRYLSKKYNISGNGELNEFYADMIFCGVQDIHYKFNNTNLFKQNETTFLNEELPKWSGYFEKLLQKNNTNYFVGDTITYADLAVFNLYYDIESKYPNCLKKFPLLKAHTELISNIPNIKHYIANRKESVY from the exons ATGATGGACAACATAGTGCTGTATTATTTTGACGCaag aggTAAAGCTGAACTGATCAGACTtatttttgcatatttaCAAGTTAAATATACAGATATAAGATTTGGAGTAAATGGTGATGCATTTGCAGaatttaacaattttaaaaaagaaaaagaaattcCTTTTAATCAAGTTCCTATATTGGAAATAGGAGGTTTAATATTAGCTCAAAGCCAATCTATAGTTCgatatttatcaaaaaaatataatattagtGGAAATGGCgaattaaatgaattttatgCTGATATGATATTTTGTGGTGTACAAGATAttcattataaatttaataatacaaatttatttaaacaaaatgaaactacttttttaaatgaagaaTTACCTAAATGGTCAggttattttgaaaaacttttacaaaaaaataatactaatTATTTTGTAGGGGATACTATAACATATGCAGATTTAGcagtttttaatttatattatgatattGAATCAAAATATCCaaattgtttaaaaaaatttccaTTATTAAAAGCCCATACTGAACTTATAAGTAATATtccaaatataaaacattataTTGCTAATAGAAAAGAAAGCGtctattaa
- a CDS encoding thioredoxin-like protein, putative: MIKILFFFIFQVFIISAINVNSIKHKYFSAISHAGLPLGLQTNKQRKFSYIDLRKDKREDSKGNLLSVNKNSKNNSSLQNVSFLGFMGITGLSVPIIYASLMVYNKLINNNKNLSDSEKILGKYLYKHDNSIVAKNIYDNDKSFNIFYIITNIYYNLLAYVNFYINAKKIKTKKNVNDYTILFFHSYNVDKFLQSRNIKTYVDRLKETYKLINKNNNVNIIYVPLDNKILFNIKHFGLMNNWYSVIFNDKQQVLKLIKNYNIMNIPTMVLLDKNMNVINDNINYLLLYNSKDFPYKNINSLTYINNIYDKNNNQHNFKKLDSDYVIFYFNNDKENKEDIETLIKIKNQLSKNNIKLDIIFIKDIQRKPEKTNFSQGNSSDVENNNKTNDEIKNEENYGENEQKKLENSEENEKKSYMNEIYHLGKEENNSIYKLLLYDTFDVTFKPISILVNKKGKILNKYINVNKKNNDISDFILNNHKSLKEKVNEHNYIYKYDNISNLNNLNVFAPIFILFLDKLDFNLLNTYNELIEIYNQNRKGKKINFYLVLNDDKKYEALKNLCSVNNTTQVAILDLFNQKLFKESVNNINIIQNVDGKYNINKDNFFKFLNNFYSDDLYSSPIVLTKPSL, translated from the exons atgataaaaatactatttttttttatttttcaagtttttataatttctgCCATAAATGTTAATTcg ATTAagcataaatatttttcagcAATCAGCCATGCGGGGTTGCCATTAGGTCTTCAGACAAACAAACAAAGAAa atTTTCTTATATAGACCTGAGGAAAGACAAACGAGAAGATAGCAAAGGAAATCTTTTAAGTGTCAATAAAaattctaaaaataattcttcACTTCAAAATGTGAGTTTTCTAGGGTTTATGGGGATAACAGGACTTTCAGTTCCTATAATTTATGCAAGTTTAAtggtatataataaattaataaataataataaaaatttaagtGATTCTGAGAAAATACTgggaaaatatttatataagcATGATAACAGTATAGTggcaaaaaatatatatgataacgataaatcatttaatatattttatataataactaatatatattataatttattagcatatgtaaatttttatataaatgcaaaaaaaattaagacaaaaaaaaatgtaaatgattacactatattatttttccattcatataatgttgataaatttttacaatcccgaaatattaaaacataTGTAGACAGATTAAAAGAAACATATAAActgataaataaaaataataatgttaatattatttatgtaccattagataataaaattttatttaatataaaacattttgGTTTAATGAATAACTGGTATAGTGTAATATTTAACGATAAACAACAggttttaaaattaataaaaaattataatattatgaatataccTACTATGGTATTattagataaaaatatgaatgttataaatgataatataaattacttattattatataatagtaaagattttccatataaaaatataaatagtttgacatatataaataatatatatgataaaaataataatcagcataattttaaaaaattagattcagattatgttattttttattttaataatgataaagaaaataaagaagacATCGAAACATtgattaaaattaaaaatcaGTTATctaaaaacaatataaaattagatataatttttataaaagatATTCAAAGGAAACCAGAAAAGACAAACTTTAGTCAAGGCAATTCTAGTGatgtagaaaataataataaaacaaatgatgaaatcaaaaatgaagaaaattatggagaaaatgaacaaaaaaaacttgAAAATTCTGAagaaaacgaaaaaaaaagttatatgaatgaaatatatcatttaggaaaagaagaaaataattcaatttACAAACTTTTACTTTATGATACATTTGATGTTACATTTAAGCCTATAAGTATTTTAGTTAataaaaagggaaaaatattaaataaatatattaatgttaataaaaaaaataatgatatatcagattttatattgaataatcataaaagtttaaaagaaaaagttaatgaacataattatatttataaatatgataatattagtaacttaaataatttaaatgtatttgctcctattttcattttatttctgGATAAATTagattttaatttattaaatacaTACAACGAAttaatagaaatatataatcaaaatagaaagggaaaaaaaattaatttttatttagtaCTTAAcgatgataaaaaatatgaagcTTTGAAAAATCTGTGCTCAGTTAATAATACAACACAAGTTGCTATTTTAGATTTGTTCAatcaaaaattatttaaagaaagtgttaataatattaatattatacaaaatgTTGATgggaaatataatataaacaaagacaacttttttaaattccttaacaatttttatagcGACGATTTATATTCTTCACCTATTGTTTTAACAAAACCATCCCTATAA
- a CDS encoding ATP-dependent rRNA helicase SPB4, putative — translation MIEIEKESKTKEREKKKPFTDLNLDNSIIFSLFIQKYFYCAKIQEISIPHILKKNENILLQSETGTGKTLCFAIPILQTLVNYKKQISISSEKSCKEKTKCNPDDTHIDNTAKANDFFYDENSINSIYDYFQKCEITKCKSIPFNINVDKFISYTNNNNIIKNKNSIADIDKEQNQDTNEEGFLTKEKLYNSLEEKTKLITNVNPEIKQNENDQKSTEPKDDEKYKERAKRSSQFNISEITAIKEDNEIFHNLNRNKEDKGIDVNTIIITPTRELCIQIYNVINKFLFFIRLYFSNKFNVNLKILDRDNFFINSLLFRGAVKIEDDIKVLENEKKKKNTFQIITATPGKLANLFKDYDHLFNTSKLKYFILDEGDKLLEESYINYVKDVVNNITSNDYITCICSATCLYEDKICSLFPSGLKKKKTFRIIVNPKEGENVQQSNLNVISSPQVYLNNNKQDNENITTTFAMSNRIENYYIVLRNIDKLFFLFKFLNTVLSNGETAIVFFPTCFCVDYYFHMFKSIFSIKNLYNNDGENLFEHLAKLNKLYNNICTDDEMLIFSKMICYIQNYIGKNKINFLKIHRKMKDKKRISAYNKITDNKKLSKKKNVIFCTDVMSRGININIQWVINYDVPNKNMTYIHRSGRTGRFDKTGKNIIFINKKEKEYLYFLKSKKVNIYNFKKTYMFQNMIKYESIIIKTEHRLNKEALKLAKRNSDCINFLEKKQFFTNCDTINSQSKAKNISKNQNKNENEKEKSEHVKKETLKRQNIIIPNNIITIFLKLIIFYVIENREMFNLSTKAFLSYIEFYKNHQLNFLFPFSKLNISHLCHTFALVKIPKFKEKEKVKNFKSFDINIYDIPYKNSEKEKKRLENKKKKKEDRDKNLKKGQTISTEQNNTLNKNKKKRKTIVQKKHEKREMDQNEIDSLFFEENLFKKLKKKKITDEEYDRLLGIDDLDKLFTSNPSKKNTQIVKTSILQNSNKKKSKKKQKVYNLKVKKIKKNSKRRR, via the coding sequence ATGATAgaaattgaaaaagaatcaaaaacaaaagaaagggaaaaaaaaaaacctTTCACTGACCTCAATCTGGATAACTCAATcattttttcacttttcattcaaaaatatttttattgcgCAAAAATACAAGAAATTAGCATACcacatattttaaagaaaaatgaaaatattttattgcaATCTGAAACAGGGACTGGAAAAACATTATGTTTCGCCATACCAATACTTCAAACTTTAGtcaattataaaaaacaaatatctATAAGTAGCGAAAAAAGTTGcaaagaaaaaacaaaatgtaATCCTGATGACACTCATATCGATAATACTGCTAAAGCTAacgattttttttatgacgaaaatagtattaattctatttatgattattttcaaaaatgtGAAATTACTAAGTGTAAATCTATtccatttaatataaatgtagataaatttatttcatatactaataacaataatataattaaaaataaaaattcaataGCTGACATTGATAAGGAACAAAATCAAGATACTAATGAAGAAGGGTTCCtaacaaaagaaaaactTTACAACTCCCttgaagaaaaaacaaaattaataactAATGTAAATCCAgaaattaaacaaaatgaaaatgatcaAAAAAGTACCGAACCAAAAGACGacgaaaaatataaagagaGAGCAAAACGTAGTTCccaatttaatatatcagAAATCACAGCTATTAAAGAAGATAACgaaatatttcataatttaaatCGAAATAAAGAGGATAAAGGGATTGACGTAAATACAATTATAATTACCCCAACACGTGAGCTTTgtatacaaatttataatgtaataaataaattcttattttttataagattatatttttcaaataaatttaatgtaaatttaaaaatattagatagagataacttttttataaatagtttattatttagAGGAGCTGTAAAAATTGAAGACGATATAAAAGTTctagaaaatgaaaaaaaaaaaaaaaatacttttcaaataattacaGCTACCCCTGGAAAATTAGCAAACTTATTTAAAGATTATGATCATCTTTTTAACACATCaaaattgaaatattttatattagaTGAAGGAGATAAACTATTGGAAGAaagttatataaattatgtaaaagatgttgtaaataatatcaCATCTAATGATTATATTACTTGTATATGCAGTGCAACTTGTTTATATGAAGACAAAATTTGTAGTTTATTTCCTTCtggattaaaaaaaaaaaaaacatttagAATAATTGTTAATCCTAAGGAAGGTGAAAATGTACAACAGTCTAACCTCAATGTTATTTCCTCCCCACAggtttatttaaataataacaagcaggataatgaaaatataactaCCACATTTGCAATGTCCAATCGAATTgagaattattatattgtattAAGAAATATAGACAAactttttttcctttttaaatttttaaatactGTTTTGAGTAATGGGGAAACCGCCATTGTGTTTTTTCCAACCTGTTTTTGTGttgattattattttcacatgtttaaaagtatttttagcataaaaaatttatacaatAATGATGGGGAAAACCTTTTCGAACACCTTGCCAAACTAAACAAGCtttacaataatatatgtacagATGATGAAATGCTCATTTTTTCGAAAATGATTTGctatattcaaaattatataggaaaaaataaaattaattttttaaaaattcatagaaaaatgaaagatAAAAAACGCATTAGTGCttacaataaaataacagataataaaaaactttctaaaaaaaaaaatgtaattttttgtacAGATGTTATGAGTAGaggaataaatattaatattcaGTGGgttataaattatgatgttcccaataaaaatatgacatATATTCATAGAAGTGGGCGAACTGGTAGATTTGATAAAACGGGtaaaaacattatttttataaataaaaaggaaaaggaatatttatactttttaaaaagtaaaaaagtCAACATTTAtaactttaaaaaaacatatatgtttcaaaatatgataaaatacGAATCCATAATCATCAAAACAGAACACCGTTTAAATAAGGAGGCTCTAAAACTTGCAAAAAGAAATAGTGATTGTATAAATTTtcttgaaaaaaaacaattttttacaaattgTGATACAATAAATTCACAATCGAAAgcgaaaaatataagtaaaaatcagaataaaaatgaaaatgagaAAGAGAAAAGTGAGCATGTGAAAAAAGAAACCCTCAAAcgacaaaatattataatccccaataatataattacgATATTCTTGaaactaataatattttatgttattgAAAATCGAGAAATGTTCAATTTATCAACAAAAGCATTTTTGTCATACAttgaattttataaaaatcaccaattaaattttcttttccCATTTAgcaaattaaatatatcacaTTTATGTCATACATTTGCATTAGTTAAAATACCAAAGTTTaaggaaaaagaaaaagttaaaaattttaaaagtttcgatataaatatttatgatataccctataaaaatagcgaaaaagaaaaaaagagattagaaaataagaaaaaaaaaaaagaagaccGGGACAAAAACTTAAAAAAGGGCCAAACTATTTCTACTGAGCAAAACAATACAttgaataaaaacaaaaaaaaacgaaaaactattgttcaaaaaaaacatgaaaaACGAGAAATGGATCAAAACGAAATTGACtcgttattttttgaagaaaacttatttaaaaaattaaaaaaaaaaaaaataactgaTGAGGAATATGATCGATTATTAGGAATTGATGATCTTGATAAATTATTCACTTCAAATCcgtcaaaaaaaaatacacaaaTTGTTAAGACAAGTATTCTACAAAAttcaaacaaaaaaaaaagtaagaaaaaacaaaaagtatataatttaaaggtcaaaaaaataaaaaaaaactcgAAAAGAAGAAGATAA